Proteins from a genomic interval of Puniceicoccaceae bacterium:
- a CDS encoding glycoside hydrolase family 2 TIM barrel-domain containing protein yields the protein MFAHATEIAERSATLRVQSEIVNASEAPATVTVVHELRDAVGQVVASDSTAVEVAAGASVQTEMDLQVVHAIRWTLERPYLYELETRIESGTTLLDQTQFKTGFRTLEFSADHGFSLNGQNLKVKGVCLHHDAGVLGSAVPREVWRKRLQTLKSIGTNAIRTSHNPQATDLYELCDELGLLVMNEAFDEWEFPKRKWLDGWNVGEPGFEGSYDFFEEWAERDLADMVRRDRNHISIFTWSIGNEVDYPNDPYSHPALDGSAISQPMFGGYQPDQPDANRLGVIAKKLVAVVKQHDTSRPVTAALAGVVMSNQTDYPFALDIVGYNYSEDRYAIDHETYPDRVIYGSENRHDYPAWRAVMDHDYIFGQFLWTGIDYLGESGRWPSRGFYSGLMDFGGFLKPRGHFREALWSDEPVLHLGTMPVPERDYLSVDAWPIWNYQPGERVRVLCYTNASEVQLLLNGEPVGERKPYDPETGILHWDVSFATGTLEAVGYDKQGREVSRDQILTHGEAEALQLRSDTTTIDAGRGLAMVELQIVDADGNRIMDATHEVTCHIEGPARLLGLEASNNQDMSDYTDATHNVYHGRILAYVEATGEPGEVKVRFSAQGFESVELTLKSVASRPAQLQVVPALTQPEQHGVPAEAERTAYLMTYFKDETHSLYLATSSDGFSFTDVNGGEPVLLGRHVAEQQGVRDPHIQRGPDGAFYLCLTDLHIYAQREGLRNTQWERPGELYDWGNNRALVFMKSWDLVHWTHSLVHVGELFPEFADAGCFWAPQTVWDEDEGKLMVYFTTRIGRGPNFMVYAYADEAFTTLVSKPEVLLHYPNPKINTIDADITRVGDTYHLFYVAHEPPGGIRHATSETMHRDYQYLPERVDAAGVACEGPNLWYRKQTNSYILMYDIFGVDPHNMGFSETTDFETFRNVGRFNEVGSPMKATNFTSPKHGSVLAITQEELERVREHFQP from the coding sequence GTGTTTGCCCACGCAACCGAGATTGCCGAGCGCAGTGCGACTCTGCGCGTGCAGTCGGAAATCGTCAACGCCTCCGAAGCACCCGCTACAGTGACCGTGGTGCACGAACTGCGGGATGCAGTGGGACAAGTCGTTGCCAGCGATTCGACGGCGGTTGAAGTCGCAGCAGGTGCAAGCGTGCAGACTGAAATGGATCTGCAGGTGGTACATGCCATTCGATGGACGCTCGAGCGTCCCTACCTCTATGAGCTGGAAACCCGCATTGAGAGTGGCACGACCCTGCTCGATCAAACACAATTCAAAACGGGCTTTCGCACCCTGGAGTTTTCTGCGGACCATGGATTCAGCCTCAATGGGCAAAACCTCAAGGTCAAAGGTGTCTGCCTGCACCATGACGCCGGTGTGCTCGGCTCCGCTGTGCCACGTGAAGTTTGGCGCAAGCGTTTGCAAACTCTGAAATCCATTGGCACCAATGCCATTCGCACCAGTCACAATCCACAGGCCACCGACCTATACGAACTCTGTGACGAGCTGGGACTGCTGGTGATGAACGAGGCTTTTGACGAGTGGGAATTTCCCAAGCGCAAGTGGCTCGATGGCTGGAATGTGGGAGAACCCGGCTTTGAAGGCAGCTACGATTTTTTTGAAGAGTGGGCTGAGCGTGACCTTGCGGACATGGTGCGGCGGGACCGCAATCACATCAGCATCTTCACCTGGAGTATCGGCAATGAGGTGGATTATCCGAACGATCCCTACTCGCACCCCGCACTCGACGGCAGTGCCATCAGTCAACCCATGTTCGGCGGCTACCAACCGGATCAACCCGACGCCAACCGGCTCGGCGTCATCGCCAAAAAACTGGTGGCAGTGGTGAAACAGCACGACACCAGCCGTCCCGTTACCGCAGCACTGGCGGGGGTTGTGATGTCCAACCAGACCGATTACCCCTTTGCGCTCGATATTGTGGGCTACAACTACTCCGAGGACCGTTACGCTATCGATCACGAAACCTATCCGGATCGCGTGATCTATGGCAGTGAAAACCGCCATGACTACCCGGCCTGGCGCGCGGTGATGGATCATGATTACATCTTCGGACAGTTTCTCTGGACCGGGATCGACTACCTCGGTGAATCGGGCCGCTGGCCTTCCCGTGGCTTCTATTCGGGACTGATGGATTTTGGAGGCTTCCTCAAGCCACGCGGTCACTTCCGCGAAGCGCTGTGGTCGGATGAACCCGTGTTGCATCTGGGTACCATGCCCGTGCCCGAGCGGGATTATCTTTCCGTCGATGCCTGGCCGATTTGGAATTACCAGCCCGGAGAAAGGGTGCGGGTACTCTGCTACACCAATGCTTCGGAGGTTCAGCTGTTGCTCAACGGCGAACCGGTGGGGGAGCGCAAACCCTATGACCCTGAGACGGGCATCCTGCACTGGGATGTGTCCTTTGCGACCGGAACGCTTGAGGCGGTTGGCTATGACAAGCAGGGCAGAGAGGTCAGTCGCGACCAAATCCTCACCCACGGTGAGGCAGAGGCATTGCAGCTTCGCAGCGACACCACCACCATCGATGCCGGGCGCGGCCTTGCGATGGTGGAACTGCAGATTGTCGACGCTGACGGGAATCGCATCATGGATGCCACTCACGAAGTCACCTGTCATATCGAAGGTCCGGCCCGGTTGCTCGGGCTTGAGGCAAGCAATAATCAGGACATGAGTGACTACACCGATGCCACTCACAACGTCTATCACGGTCGCATCCTCGCCTACGTTGAAGCGACCGGAGAACCGGGTGAGGTGAAGGTTCGATTTTCGGCGCAGGGGTTCGAGTCGGTGGAATTGACCTTGAAATCAGTCGCTTCGCGGCCCGCGCAACTGCAAGTCGTGCCCGCGCTAACACAACCCGAGCAGCATGGTGTGCCTGCGGAAGCGGAGCGCACCGCCTACCTGATGACGTATTTCAAGGACGAAACTCACTCCCTTTACCTGGCGACATCCAGTGACGGGTTCAGCTTCACCGATGTCAATGGAGGCGAACCCGTTTTGCTCGGCAGGCACGTTGCGGAACAGCAGGGGGTGCGGGACCCGCACATCCAACGGGGTCCCGATGGTGCCTTTTACCTCTGCCTGACCGATCTGCACATTTACGCGCAGCGCGAAGGGCTGCGCAACACCCAGTGGGAACGTCCGGGTGAGCTTTACGACTGGGGCAACAACCGTGCGCTTGTTTTCATGAAATCGTGGGATCTGGTGCACTGGACGCACTCGCTCGTCCATGTGGGTGAGCTGTTTCCGGAATTCGCGGACGCTGGCTGCTTCTGGGCTCCCCAAACCGTTTGGGATGAGGATGAAGGCAAACTCATGGTCTATTTCACCACTCGCATTGGACGCGGTCCCAACTTCATGGTCTACGCCTACGCCGATGAGGCATTCACGACGCTGGTCTCCAAACCGGAAGTCCTGCTGCACTACCCGAATCCGAAGATCAACACCATTGACGCCGACATCACCCGGGTGGGGGACACCTACCATCTCTTTTATGTGGCGCATGAACCTCCGGGCGGAATCCGTCATGCAACTTCGGAGACCATGCATCGTGATTATCAATACCTTCCCGAGCGTGTGGATGCGGCAGGCGTTGCCTGCGAGGGTCCCAACCTCTGGTATCGCAAGCAAACCAACTCCTACATCCTGATGTATGATATTTTTGGTGTGGATCCCCACAACATGGGGTTTTCAGAAACCACAGACTTTGAGACGTTCCGTAACGTGGGTCGATTTAACGAGGTGGGTTCACCGATGAAAGCAACAAACTTCACAAGCCCCAAACACGGCTCCGTTCTTGCGATCACCCAGGAAGAACTGGAGCGGGTGCGAGAGCATTTTCAACCCTGA
- a CDS encoding sugar-binding domain-containing protein: protein MQSHHPRFQPFRSLLTLSAVVLGCLCMGQIASAQASFGTALSLNDDWQFSLSQQQVDAPGDLSSDPQHWQTVQLPHDWSVRGQLSPDLASCTGYLPGGVGWYRKQLTIPSDTTAGDQVFLYFEGVYNRSDVYVNGHHLGHRPNGYISFLYDATPYVKFNAPNTIEVRVDHSRQFDSR from the coding sequence ATGCAAAGCCATCACCCACGTTTCCAACCCTTCCGTTCCTTGCTCACCCTCAGTGCTGTGGTACTCGGGTGCCTTTGCATGGGACAGATTGCCTCGGCGCAAGCCTCCTTTGGCACGGCCTTATCGCTCAATGACGACTGGCAGTTCTCGCTGAGTCAGCAGCAGGTGGATGCACCTGGTGACCTCAGTTCCGATCCGCAGCACTGGCAGACCGTGCAGTTACCCCACGACTGGAGCGTGAGGGGACAGCTCAGTCCCGACCTCGCCAGCTGCACAGGTTACCTGCCGGGAGGAGTGGGTTGGTACCGCAAGCAGCTGACGATCCCGTCAGATACCACAGCGGGGGATCAGGTGTTCCTCTACTTCGAGGGTGTTTACAATCGCAGTGATGTGTACGTGAACGGACATCACCTCGGTCACCGACCCAATGGCTACATCTCCTTTCTGTACGACGCCACTCCCTACGTGAAGTTTAATGCACCCAATACCATCGAAGTCCGGGTTGATCACAGCCGTCAGTTTGACTCGCGATAG
- a CDS encoding TonB-dependent receptor plug domain-containing protein, which yields MNTTFKTHFLRFRRPPVAWMLAGLLAASPLVLHAQLEELEEDDDFYELSPFEVSTTSDVGYLATSSLAGSRLNTDLRNIAAAVQAITPEFMEDLGATNLQKVLLYTTNTEVAGIEGNFYGGDAWSKGHTRDMLVEPHRTTRIRGLNDADITRDFFPTDVPIDWFSLSRMDISRGPNAVLFGLGSPAGLINNTLKVPIMSKSSYVVESRVDNYGSMRESIDVDQAIIPDVLAVRVVGLYDDSRFRQDFTFNTDRRLYAALRYQPKLGKGIFTQIDANAEWGKIRANRPVAGTPGDFLSNWYGPTDRIIVENDEYWASPPRFGADIENIYASQTLGGQLWDDHPVSFFNSPNTGTVGLNGGPDAMLARGWSNVNGGGWGSWVGLLNPNWEINNPRHIKNTAAYYANNAMVSSIISDFEAQTGRSFSGFGQGAWPTQMIVDGPIAELMRDQNLIGPNKREYNSFHTYNLGITQSYLDGRLGWNFAYNKQSYRSGYTNKMEGLWGNNVVSLDINAALRNSAEPNNPNIGRLYTFGEGRGGNFERHRENWRFTGYVELKAEDFLESGSWLERILGEHTFTGVRASQKYENFERYFALYRWDEQYGAALNWNNPGYATWRGIHYLSDSMLNTTSMDQISGVTGVRTHHNPTLTQNVLAVTQNANDEWVWGQSTYNLLSWENDKNKLYDGASQGHDETTSTVFVWQGSLLDGVIVPIFGWREDEYERWNKPSSLARDATYNYVLPYSDEWNYDDQEPVYAKQQRRSWSVALHGRELMELIGHPLPEGWDVTLLYNDSSSFRPSDVAVDVYNRQEATPSGNTKDVSLLVSAFNNRLSFRVTKYKTVQKNTPFIGTTPPFNRNKSVLGRAMDGMMWEIGPHFGALPSEGGVPAADRYQPTPEWVVNKWMFGDSYDKSVEQQPLPANWREIPGILDQPLRIRQAAVPGSANYVAQGDINPDLGLEYVAPPLTDEEIAYRTEWFNARSDAEWSRPVDQEWWDAMNFERIDAAWGGFWELTAWEVPQNMRSLNDLESTGVEYEITANPLPNWRITFNASRAEAVRSNVLSSWDDYIEENVDFWFDGGYSLNDVPAMDYWSFRGFYDIPETPGSTLGTGGRLGTGYGSEILNPYYQAKATEDQLVNELRKWHFNFVTNYSFTEGRLKGMGIGGAYRWMDRSNIGYYPKYNAEANAWVNDLDKPIKGPSEDYLDVWVSYERELPRGILWSVQLNVYNLLADDAFIPIQANPDGTIAQVRIPSERTWALTNTFRF from the coding sequence ATGAACACTACATTCAAGACGCATTTCCTGCGCTTCCGGAGGCCACCTGTGGCGTGGATGCTTGCAGGACTTCTCGCTGCCAGCCCGCTCGTGCTGCATGCACAGCTCGAGGAATTGGAAGAGGATGACGACTTCTATGAACTCTCACCCTTCGAAGTCTCCACAACCAGCGACGTGGGCTACCTTGCCACCTCTTCTCTCGCGGGCTCCCGACTGAACACAGACCTTCGCAATATTGCGGCGGCTGTTCAGGCGATCACGCCCGAGTTCATGGAAGACCTTGGCGCAACGAATCTGCAAAAAGTGCTGCTCTACACCACCAATACCGAAGTGGCTGGTATCGAAGGGAACTTCTACGGCGGGGATGCCTGGAGCAAGGGACACACACGTGACATGCTGGTGGAACCCCACCGCACGACGCGCATTCGCGGGTTGAACGACGCTGACATCACGCGTGATTTTTTCCCGACCGATGTTCCGATCGATTGGTTCAGCCTCTCCCGTATGGACATCAGCCGAGGACCCAATGCGGTGCTTTTTGGTCTGGGAAGTCCGGCAGGGTTGATCAACAACACGCTCAAGGTGCCCATCATGAGCAAGAGTTCGTACGTGGTGGAGTCGCGGGTGGATAACTACGGGTCCATGCGGGAATCCATCGACGTTGATCAGGCCATCATTCCCGATGTGCTCGCTGTGCGTGTAGTCGGACTCTACGATGACTCGCGATTCCGCCAGGACTTTACGTTCAACACGGATCGACGCCTCTACGCTGCGCTGCGTTACCAACCCAAGCTTGGCAAGGGCATCTTTACCCAGATCGACGCCAATGCCGAGTGGGGCAAGATTCGCGCCAACCGCCCAGTTGCGGGCACGCCTGGGGATTTTCTCTCCAACTGGTATGGACCGACGGACCGCATCATTGTTGAAAATGATGAGTACTGGGCCAGCCCGCCGCGTTTTGGAGCGGACATTGAAAACATCTACGCTTCTCAGACCCTGGGTGGACAGCTGTGGGATGATCATCCCGTCAGTTTTTTCAATAGTCCGAACACTGGAACCGTCGGCCTCAACGGGGGGCCGGATGCCATGCTTGCCCGTGGCTGGTCCAATGTGAATGGCGGTGGCTGGGGAAGCTGGGTGGGGTTGCTCAATCCCAACTGGGAGATCAACAATCCTCGCCACATCAAAAACACCGCTGCCTACTATGCGAACAATGCAATGGTCAGCTCGATCATCAGTGATTTTGAGGCGCAGACCGGACGTTCCTTCAGTGGATTTGGTCAGGGTGCCTGGCCGACCCAGATGATTGTGGACGGCCCCATCGCAGAACTGATGCGCGATCAGAATCTGATCGGCCCCAACAAACGCGAGTACAACAGCTTTCACACTTACAACCTGGGCATCACCCAATCCTATCTCGATGGGCGCCTGGGCTGGAACTTTGCTTACAACAAGCAGTCCTACCGTTCGGGTTATACCAACAAAATGGAAGGTCTCTGGGGAAATAACGTGGTGTCGCTCGACATCAATGCAGCACTTCGCAACAGTGCCGAACCCAACAACCCCAATATCGGACGCCTCTATACTTTTGGAGAGGGTCGCGGAGGCAACTTCGAACGGCATCGTGAGAACTGGCGTTTCACTGGCTATGTCGAACTTAAAGCGGAGGATTTCCTGGAATCCGGAAGCTGGCTGGAGCGAATTTTGGGAGAGCACACCTTTACGGGGGTGAGGGCATCCCAGAAGTATGAAAACTTTGAACGCTACTTCGCCCTGTATCGCTGGGATGAGCAGTATGGTGCTGCTCTCAACTGGAACAACCCGGGCTATGCGACCTGGCGCGGTATTCACTACCTCAGCGACAGCATGCTCAATACGACTTCGATGGACCAGATCAGCGGAGTGACCGGGGTGCGCACCCATCACAATCCGACGCTGACTCAGAACGTGCTCGCGGTGACACAGAATGCGAATGACGAGTGGGTTTGGGGGCAGAGCACTTATAACCTGCTCAGCTGGGAAAACGACAAGAACAAACTCTATGACGGCGCTTCCCAGGGCCATGATGAAACCACCTCCACGGTGTTTGTCTGGCAGGGCAGTCTGCTCGACGGTGTGATTGTTCCGATTTTTGGATGGCGTGAAGATGAATACGAGCGCTGGAACAAGCCGTCGTCGCTCGCGCGTGATGCCACCTATAACTACGTGCTGCCCTACAGCGACGAGTGGAACTACGACGATCAGGAACCCGTCTACGCCAAGCAGCAACGGCGCAGCTGGAGCGTGGCTCTGCACGGGCGCGAACTCATGGAACTGATCGGGCACCCCCTGCCGGAAGGTTGGGACGTCACCCTGCTTTACAACGATTCCAGCAGCTTCCGTCCCTCGGATGTTGCCGTGGATGTTTACAATCGGCAGGAAGCTACGCCCTCGGGTAACACCAAGGATGTGAGTCTACTGGTGTCGGCATTCAACAACCGCCTCTCCTTCCGTGTGACCAAATACAAGACCGTTCAGAAGAACACGCCCTTCATTGGAACGACTCCACCGTTCAACCGAAACAAATCGGTATTAGGCCGGGCCATGGATGGCATGATGTGGGAGATCGGACCGCACTTCGGTGCCCTTCCTTCCGAGGGCGGTGTGCCTGCGGCGGACCGTTACCAACCGACTCCGGAGTGGGTCGTGAACAAGTGGATGTTTGGCGACAGCTACGACAAATCGGTTGAACAACAGCCGCTGCCCGCAAACTGGCGGGAAATTCCGGGAATTCTGGACCAACCCCTGCGCATTCGCCAGGCTGCCGTTCCCGGCTCGGCAAACTATGTGGCACAGGGAGACATCAATCCGGATTTGGGTCTGGAGTATGTGGCACCACCGTTGACCGATGAGGAAATCGCCTATCGCACGGAGTGGTTCAATGCACGCTCGGATGCCGAGTGGTCGCGCCCGGTCGATCAGGAGTGGTGGGATGCGATGAACTTCGAGCGCATCGATGCCGCCTGGGGTGGTTTCTGGGAACTCACCGCATGGGAAGTTCCCCAGAACATGCGCAGCCTGAACGATCTCGAATCGACGGGTGTCGAATATGAAATCACGGCCAATCCCCTGCCCAACTGGCGCATCACGTTCAACGCCTCCCGTGCGGAAGCGGTTCGTTCGAATGTGTTGAGTTCATGGGATGACTACATTGAAGAGAACGTTGATTTCTGGTTCGACGGCGGATACTCCCTCAACGATGTTCCGGCCATGGACTACTGGTCCTTCCGTGGGTTTTACGATATCCCGGAAACTCCAGGAAGCACACTGGGAACCGGAGGTCGTCTTGGCACGGGATATGGGTCGGAAATTCTCAATCCCTACTACCAGGCCAAGGCCACAGAGGACCAGCTGGTCAATGAATTGCGCAAGTGGCACTTCAACTTCGTGACCAACTATTCGTTCACAGAGGGACGACTCAAGGGCATGGGCATCGGTGGTGCCTACCGCTGGATGGACCGTTCCAACATCGGCTACTACCCGAAGTACAATGCCGAGGCAAATGCCTGGGTCAACGATCTCGACAAGCCCATCAAGGGACCGAGCGAAGACTATCTGGATGTCTGGGTTTCCTACGAGCGTGAGCTGCCGCGAGGCATCCTTTGGTCCGTTCAGTTGAATGTGTACAATCTGCTCGCCGATGACGCGTTCATCCCCATCCAGGCAAACCCGGATGGCACGATCGCGCAGGTGCGCATCCCGAGTGAGAGGACCTGGGCACTGACCAATACCTTCCGGTTCTGA